The following proteins are co-located in the Pseudarthrobacter siccitolerans genome:
- a CDS encoding 1,4-alpha-glucan branching enzyme: MNQPILTPALTALLQEWLPRQRWFPVKTPGFEVAQAGSLGLEDPSGHAALAVFLLKVTTKGADGGRRTEVVQVPLSFRPAPAAGMERALIGEAAGTDPSRPWIYDAVHDPDFVGAWLELMRGGEKAPSGTAAGFRSPGDHKLPTARGVVKVLSGEQSNTSVIVDDGEAATIVKFFRVLSEGTNPEVEVGAALTSAGTAEVPATLGWVRGEWLAQGVPSPDGTATGSRHAEGELAVAHEFLAGGLDAWRLAVDAARSGIDFTAEARALGAATATVHRRLAEALGQSKEAEPGKVIAPGVAQRVRQAWAEAASAVGPYDAALDNLLDGLDGVPAGPLQRIHGDLHLGQILQVPGQAGQPPRWAILDFEGEPLRPIAERNFPDVPLRDVVGMLRSFDYAAGAAQREQEGAQVPASWVDECAAAFLAGYAEVTPGTVDKDSPLFVALWLDKALYEVVYEMRNRPDWLAIPVNAARRLLSGNGAGDQAGAASEGNEMTGSARTDHPGVPLHVDAGILGRIANGEHHAPHSVLGAHLDDYGHVTIRTVKHLAESVTVITAAGEIPMEHEAHGVWVAVMEPLQQGHVPDYRLAVTYPGAEPVTVDEPYRYLPTVGEVDLHLIGEGRHEKLWQVLGAHVQHYKSSLGDVDGVSFAVWAPNAQAVRIKGDFNAWDGRENSLRSLGSSGVWEIFIPGVTAGACYKFEIRTRSGYWVEKADPLAFGTEVPPLTASRVVEPSYAFKDDEWMEARAKRDPHNSAMSVYEVHLGSWRLGLGYKELAKELVDYVKWLGFTHVEFMPVAEHPFGGSWGYQVTSYFAPTSRFGHPDEFRFLVDALHQAGIGVLLDWVPAHFPKDAWALAQFDGEPLYEHADPSLGEHPDWGTLIFDFGRTEVRNFLVANALYWLEEFHIDGLRVDAVASMLYLDYSREEGQWRPNRFGGRENLEAISFLQEVNATVYKTHPGAVMIAEESTAFPGVTAPTAHGGLGFGLKWNMGWMHDSLKYASEDPVNRKWHHGTVTFSLVYAFTENFLLPISHDEVVHGKGSMLRKMPGDRWQQLANLRAFLAYQWAHPGKQLIFMGTEFGQEAEWSEQHGLDWWLADIPAHKGIQLLTKDLNELYASTPALYSRDNEPGGFQWINGGDADRNVLSFLRWDKEGNPLVCAINFSGAPHAGYTLGVPEAGAWTEVLNTDATTYGGSGVLNNGELKATGEGQDGQPATLSVTLPPLGAAYFKPAAPTAG, encoded by the coding sequence ATGAACCAGCCCATCCTTACTCCCGCCCTGACCGCGCTGCTTCAGGAATGGCTTCCGAGGCAACGCTGGTTCCCCGTCAAGACACCCGGCTTCGAGGTGGCCCAGGCGGGCAGCCTGGGGCTGGAGGATCCTTCCGGCCATGCGGCGCTCGCAGTGTTCCTGCTGAAGGTCACCACCAAGGGGGCCGACGGCGGCCGGCGCACCGAAGTGGTGCAGGTCCCCTTGAGTTTCCGGCCGGCACCGGCGGCGGGCATGGAACGGGCGCTCATCGGTGAAGCCGCGGGAACGGATCCTTCCAGGCCCTGGATCTACGACGCAGTGCACGATCCGGACTTTGTGGGGGCGTGGCTTGAACTGATGCGCGGCGGGGAGAAAGCGCCCAGCGGCACGGCCGCCGGGTTCCGCAGTCCGGGGGACCACAAGCTGCCCACCGCCCGGGGCGTGGTCAAAGTCCTTTCGGGGGAGCAGTCCAACACTTCAGTGATCGTGGACGACGGCGAAGCTGCCACTATCGTGAAGTTCTTCCGCGTCCTGTCAGAAGGGACCAACCCCGAAGTCGAGGTGGGGGCCGCCCTCACCTCTGCGGGTACTGCTGAAGTCCCGGCCACCCTCGGCTGGGTCCGCGGCGAGTGGCTGGCGCAGGGCGTCCCTTCCCCGGATGGGACTGCTACGGGTTCCCGGCACGCGGAGGGGGAGTTGGCCGTAGCGCATGAGTTCCTGGCCGGCGGGCTTGATGCCTGGCGCCTTGCTGTTGATGCGGCGCGGTCCGGAATCGACTTTACGGCGGAGGCGCGCGCCCTCGGCGCCGCCACCGCAACGGTGCACCGCCGGCTGGCCGAAGCACTTGGCCAATCCAAGGAGGCCGAGCCCGGCAAGGTGATCGCGCCGGGAGTAGCCCAGCGGGTCCGGCAGGCCTGGGCGGAAGCCGCCTCCGCCGTCGGGCCTTACGACGCAGCCCTGGACAACCTGCTGGACGGGCTCGACGGCGTCCCTGCAGGTCCGCTGCAGCGGATCCACGGAGACCTCCACCTGGGCCAGATCCTCCAGGTGCCCGGGCAGGCCGGACAACCGCCCCGGTGGGCAATCCTCGACTTTGAAGGCGAACCGCTGCGTCCCATCGCCGAACGGAATTTCCCCGACGTTCCCCTCCGCGACGTGGTGGGGATGCTGCGGTCCTTCGACTATGCGGCAGGGGCCGCGCAGCGCGAGCAGGAAGGCGCGCAGGTGCCCGCCTCCTGGGTTGACGAGTGCGCCGCCGCGTTCCTTGCCGGCTATGCGGAGGTCACGCCCGGCACCGTGGACAAGGACTCGCCCCTCTTTGTGGCATTGTGGCTGGACAAGGCACTCTACGAAGTAGTTTATGAAATGCGTAACAGGCCCGACTGGCTGGCGATCCCCGTGAACGCCGCCAGGCGGCTCCTCAGCGGTAACGGCGCCGGCGACCAGGCCGGGGCAGCATCGGAAGGTAACGAAATGACAGGCTCAGCACGAACCGACCATCCGGGGGTGCCGCTGCATGTGGATGCAGGCATCCTTGGCAGGATCGCGAACGGCGAACACCACGCCCCCCACTCCGTCCTTGGCGCGCACCTCGACGACTACGGCCACGTCACCATCCGTACCGTGAAGCATTTGGCCGAGTCCGTCACCGTGATCACCGCCGCGGGTGAAATTCCGATGGAACATGAGGCCCACGGTGTCTGGGTGGCCGTGATGGAGCCCCTGCAGCAGGGCCACGTCCCGGACTACCGCCTTGCCGTCACCTACCCGGGTGCCGAACCCGTCACCGTGGACGAGCCGTACCGGTACCTGCCCACCGTGGGTGAAGTGGACCTTCACCTCATCGGCGAAGGCCGGCACGAGAAGCTGTGGCAGGTGCTGGGCGCGCACGTCCAGCACTACAAGTCCTCACTCGGCGACGTGGACGGCGTGTCCTTTGCCGTCTGGGCGCCCAACGCCCAGGCCGTGCGGATCAAGGGCGATTTCAACGCCTGGGACGGGCGCGAGAATTCGCTCCGCTCCCTCGGCTCCTCCGGGGTCTGGGAAATCTTCATTCCCGGTGTAACAGCGGGGGCGTGCTACAAATTCGAGATCCGCACCAGGTCCGGCTACTGGGTGGAAAAAGCCGATCCTCTCGCCTTCGGAACCGAGGTCCCGCCGCTGACGGCCTCGCGGGTTGTGGAGCCCTCGTACGCCTTCAAGGACGACGAGTGGATGGAGGCCCGGGCCAAGCGGGATCCGCACAACTCGGCCATGAGCGTCTACGAAGTGCACCTCGGTTCCTGGCGCCTGGGGCTGGGCTACAAGGAACTGGCCAAGGAACTGGTGGACTACGTCAAGTGGCTGGGGTTCACCCACGTGGAGTTCATGCCGGTGGCAGAGCACCCCTTCGGCGGCTCGTGGGGCTACCAGGTCACCTCGTACTTCGCACCCACCTCCCGGTTCGGCCACCCGGACGAATTCCGGTTCCTGGTGGACGCACTCCACCAGGCCGGGATCGGTGTCCTGCTGGACTGGGTGCCCGCGCACTTCCCGAAGGACGCCTGGGCCCTGGCCCAGTTCGACGGCGAGCCACTCTATGAGCATGCAGATCCTTCCCTGGGTGAACACCCGGACTGGGGCACGCTGATCTTCGACTTCGGCCGGACCGAGGTCCGCAACTTCCTCGTGGCCAACGCGCTGTACTGGCTGGAGGAGTTCCACATCGACGGCCTGCGCGTGGATGCGGTAGCTTCCATGCTCTACCTGGACTACTCCCGTGAGGAGGGGCAGTGGCGGCCCAACCGCTTCGGCGGCCGGGAGAACCTGGAAGCGATCTCCTTCCTCCAGGAAGTGAACGCTACCGTGTACAAGACGCACCCCGGAGCGGTGATGATCGCGGAAGAATCCACGGCTTTCCCGGGCGTGACTGCTCCCACCGCGCACGGCGGCCTGGGGTTCGGCCTGAAGTGGAACATGGGCTGGATGCACGACTCCCTCAAGTACGCCTCCGAGGACCCGGTCAACCGCAAGTGGCACCACGGCACCGTCACGTTCTCCCTGGTCTACGCCTTCACGGAGAACTTCCTGCTGCCCATCAGCCACGATGAGGTAGTCCACGGCAAGGGCTCCATGCTCCGGAAGATGCCCGGCGACCGTTGGCAGCAACTGGCCAACCTGCGCGCCTTCCTGGCATACCAGTGGGCCCACCCCGGCAAGCAGCTCATTTTCATGGGCACGGAATTCGGGCAGGAAGCGGAATGGTCCGAACAGCACGGGCTCGACTGGTGGCTTGCGGATATTCCGGCCCACAAGGGAATCCAGCTGCTGACCAAGGACCTCAACGAGCTCTACGCCTCCACGCCGGCGCTCTACAGCCGCGATAACGAACCGGGCGGCTTCCAGTGGATCAACGGGGGAGACGCGGACCGCAACGTCCTGTCGTTCCTCCGCTGGGACAAGGAGGGCAACCCCCTGGTCTGTGCCATCAACTTCTCCGGCGCACCGCATGCCGGCTACACACTCGGAGTCCCGGAGGCCGGTGCCTGGACTGAGGTGCTTAACACCGATGCCACCACCTACGGCGGATCCGGTGTGCTCAACAACGGTGAACTGAAGGCGACCGGGGAGGGGCAGGACGGACAGCCGGCCACGCTGAGCGTCACCTTGCCGCCGCTGGGTGCTGCGTACTTCAAGCCGGCGGCGCCGACCGCCGGCTGA